A window of Equus caballus isolate H_3958 breed thoroughbred chromosome 10, TB-T2T, whole genome shotgun sequence contains these coding sequences:
- the LOC100055141 gene encoding leukocyte immunoglobulin-like receptor subfamily A member 5 isoform X16 produces the protein MSVVLPSLLCLGLYLGQNTQAQNRNLSPPRITALPGSTVGSKNPVTILCQGPADAEEYVISKVGSPEPSDREKQLLSKTINSFSITEMTPDRTGLYHCSYQSGGSWSQFSEPLQLVMTGAYDKPLLSSMTGTVVASGENAKLQCFSTLKFEAFILRKEDGDRIIQNQLTSHQGGNHEAVFLLNQVSSTQTGTYRCYGLFEHYPYVWSRPSDPLHLQVREAPDHPDPINPQHSTEAPDYPDPINPQHSTEAPDYPDPMNPQHSTEALGLRGPMNPRHSKESPDRGDPMNTRNSTESPDHGDPTNPQNSTASPDNQNSWEKYQNILIGVPVAITLLLLLLLLLFIFHRCKAKNNAARKERQLKDGPTDGQASEAVDPQEVTYSQVTCSVPTQGTAATPSLPRQTQTSEYAILALK, from the exons ATGTCCGTGGTGCTTCCCTCCCTGCTCTGTCTTG GGTTGTATCTAGGCCAGAACACTCAGGCACAGAACA GAAATCTCTCCCCACCTCGCATCACAGCTCTGCCTGGATCCACGGTTGGATCTAAGAATCCTGTGACCATCCTGTGCCAAGGGCCTGCAGACGCTGAAGAATATGTGATATCTAAAGTGGGAAGCCCTGAGCCCTCGGACAGAGAGAAACAACTGCTGTCTAAGACGATCAACAGCTTCAGTATCACAGAGATGACACCAGACAGGACAGGGCTGTACCACTGTTCCTATCAGAGTGGAGGCAGCTGGTCCCAGTTCAGTGAGCCCCTGCAGCTGGTGATGACCG gTGCTTATGACAAACCATTGCTCTCAAGCATGACTGGAACTGTAGTGGCTTCCGGGGAGAATGCGAAGTTACAATGTTTCTCCACACTCAAGTTTGAAGCATTTATTCTTCGCAAAGAAGATGGAGATCGCATCATCCAGAACCAACTCACCAGCCACCAGGGTGGTAATCACGAGGCTGTCTTCCTTTTGAATCAAGTCTCCTCCACACAAACTGGGACCTACAGATGCTACGGACTCTTTGAACATTACCCCTATGTGTGGTCTCGCCCCAGTGACCCATTGCATCTTCAGGTCAGAG AAGCTCCTGACCATCCAGACCCCATCAATCCCCAACATTCAACTG AAGCTCCTGACTATCCAGACCCCATCAATCCCCAACATTCAACTG AAGCTCCTGACTATCCAGACCCCATGAATCCCCAACATTCAACTG AAGCTCTTGGCCTTCGAGGCCCCATGAATCCCCGACATTCAAAAG AATCTCCTGACCGTGGAGACCCCATGAACACCCGAAATTCAACTG AATCTCCTGACCATGGAGACCCCACAAACCCCCAAAATTCAACTG CCTCACCTGACAACCAAAACTCCTGGGAGAAATACCAGAACATTCTGATTGGAGTCCCAGTGGCCATTACTCTcttgctccttctcctcctcctcctattcATCTTCCACCGTTGCAAGGCCAAAAACA ATGCTGCTAGGAAAGAGAGACAGCTCAAGGATGGACCAACGGATGGACAA gCCTCTGAAGCTGTAGACCCTCAGGAGGTCACCTATTCCCAGGTGACCTGCAGTGTCCCCACACAGGGGACAGCTGCCACACCCTCGTTGCCCAGACAGACCCAGACTAGCGAGTATGCAATACTTGCCCTAAAATAA
- the LOC100055141 gene encoding leukocyte immunoglobulin-like receptor subfamily A member 5 isoform X14 produces MSVVLPSLLCLGLYLGQNTQAQNRNLSPPRITALPGSTVGSKNPVTILCQGPADAEEYVISKVGSPEPSDREKQLLSKTINSFSITEMTPDRTGLYHCSYQSGGSWSQFSEPLQLVMTGAYDKPLLSSMTGTVVASGENAKLQCFSTLKFEAFILRKEDGDRIIQNQLTSHQGGNHEAVFLLNQVSSTQTGTYRCYGLFEHYPYVWSRPSDPLHLQVREAPDHPDPINPQHSTEAPDYPDPMNLQHSAEAPDYPDPMNPQHSTEALGLRGPMNPRHSKESPDRGDPMNTRNSTESPDHGDPTNPQNSTASPDNQNSWEKYQNILIGVPVAITLLLLLLLLLFIFHRCKAKNNAARKERQLKDGPTDGQASEAVDPQEVTYSQVTCSVPTQGTAATPSLPRQTQTSEYAILALK; encoded by the exons ATGTCCGTGGTGCTTCCCTCCCTGCTCTGTCTTG GGTTGTATCTAGGCCAGAACACTCAGGCACAGAACA GAAATCTCTCCCCACCTCGCATCACAGCTCTGCCTGGATCCACGGTTGGATCTAAGAATCCTGTGACCATCCTGTGCCAAGGGCCTGCAGACGCTGAAGAATATGTGATATCTAAAGTGGGAAGCCCTGAGCCCTCGGACAGAGAGAAACAACTGCTGTCTAAGACGATCAACAGCTTCAGTATCACAGAGATGACACCAGACAGGACAGGGCTGTACCACTGTTCCTATCAGAGTGGAGGCAGCTGGTCCCAGTTCAGTGAGCCCCTGCAGCTGGTGATGACCG gTGCTTATGACAAACCATTGCTCTCAAGCATGACTGGAACTGTAGTGGCTTCCGGGGAGAATGCGAAGTTACAATGTTTCTCCACACTCAAGTTTGAAGCATTTATTCTTCGCAAAGAAGATGGAGATCGCATCATCCAGAACCAACTCACCAGCCACCAGGGTGGTAATCACGAGGCTGTCTTCCTTTTGAATCAAGTCTCCTCCACACAAACTGGGACCTACAGATGCTACGGACTCTTTGAACATTACCCCTATGTGTGGTCTCGCCCCAGTGACCCATTGCATCTTCAGGTCAGAG AAGCTCCTGACCATCCAGACCCCATCAATCCCCAACATTCAACTG AAGCTCCTGACTATCCAGACCCCATGAATCTCCAACATTCAGCTG AAGCTCCTGACTATCCAGACCCCATGAATCCCCAACATTCAACTG AAGCTCTTGGCCTTCGAGGCCCCATGAATCCCCGACATTCAAAAG AATCTCCTGACCGTGGAGACCCCATGAACACCCGAAATTCAACTG AATCTCCTGACCATGGAGACCCCACAAACCCCCAAAATTCAACTG CCTCACCTGACAACCAAAACTCCTGGGAGAAATACCAGAACATTCTGATTGGAGTCCCAGTGGCCATTACTCTcttgctccttctcctcctcctcctattcATCTTCCACCGTTGCAAGGCCAAAAACA ATGCTGCTAGGAAAGAGAGACAGCTCAAGGATGGACCAACGGATGGACAA gCCTCTGAAGCTGTAGACCCTCAGGAGGTCACCTATTCCCAGGTGACCTGCAGTGTCCCCACACAGGGGACAGCTGCCACACCCTCGTTGCCCAGACAGACCCAGACTAGCGAGTATGCAATACTTGCCCTAAAATAA
- the LOC100055141 gene encoding leukocyte immunoglobulin-like receptor subfamily A member 5 isoform X24: MSVVLPSLLCLGLYLGQNTQAQNRNLSPPRITALPGSTVGSKNPVTILCQGPADAEEYVISKVGSPEPSDREKQLLSKTINSFSITEMTPDRTGLYHCSYQSGGSWSQFSEPLQLVMTGAYDKPLLSSMTGTVVASGENAKLQCFSTLKFEAFILRKEDGDRIIQNQLTSHQGGNHEAVFLLNQVSSTQTGTYRCYGLFEHYPYVWSRPSDPLHLQVREAPDHPDPINPQHSTEAPDYPDPMNPQHSTEALGLRGPMNPRHSKESPDRGDPMNTRNSTASPDNQNSWEKYQNILIGVPVAITLLLLLLLLLFIFHRCKAKNNAARKERQLKDGPTDGQASEAVDPQEVTYSQVTCSVPTQGTAATPSLPRQTQTSEYAILALK, from the exons ATGTCCGTGGTGCTTCCCTCCCTGCTCTGTCTTG GGTTGTATCTAGGCCAGAACACTCAGGCACAGAACA GAAATCTCTCCCCACCTCGCATCACAGCTCTGCCTGGATCCACGGTTGGATCTAAGAATCCTGTGACCATCCTGTGCCAAGGGCCTGCAGACGCTGAAGAATATGTGATATCTAAAGTGGGAAGCCCTGAGCCCTCGGACAGAGAGAAACAACTGCTGTCTAAGACGATCAACAGCTTCAGTATCACAGAGATGACACCAGACAGGACAGGGCTGTACCACTGTTCCTATCAGAGTGGAGGCAGCTGGTCCCAGTTCAGTGAGCCCCTGCAGCTGGTGATGACCG gTGCTTATGACAAACCATTGCTCTCAAGCATGACTGGAACTGTAGTGGCTTCCGGGGAGAATGCGAAGTTACAATGTTTCTCCACACTCAAGTTTGAAGCATTTATTCTTCGCAAAGAAGATGGAGATCGCATCATCCAGAACCAACTCACCAGCCACCAGGGTGGTAATCACGAGGCTGTCTTCCTTTTGAATCAAGTCTCCTCCACACAAACTGGGACCTACAGATGCTACGGACTCTTTGAACATTACCCCTATGTGTGGTCTCGCCCCAGTGACCCATTGCATCTTCAGGTCAGAG AAGCTCCTGACCATCCAGACCCCATCAATCCCCAACATTCAACTG AAGCTCCTGACTATCCAGACCCCATGAATCCCCAACATTCAACTG AAGCTCTTGGCCTTCGAGGCCCCATGAATCCCCGACATTCAAAAG AATCTCCTGACCGTGGAGACCCCATGAACACCCGAAATTCAACTG CCTCACCTGACAACCAAAACTCCTGGGAGAAATACCAGAACATTCTGATTGGAGTCCCAGTGGCCATTACTCTcttgctccttctcctcctcctcctattcATCTTCCACCGTTGCAAGGCCAAAAACA ATGCTGCTAGGAAAGAGAGACAGCTCAAGGATGGACCAACGGATGGACAA gCCTCTGAAGCTGTAGACCCTCAGGAGGTCACCTATTCCCAGGTGACCTGCAGTGTCCCCACACAGGGGACAGCTGCCACACCCTCGTTGCCCAGACAGACCCAGACTAGCGAGTATGCAATACTTGCCCTAAAATAA
- the LOC100055141 gene encoding leukocyte immunoglobulin-like receptor subfamily A member 5 isoform X22, with translation MSVVLPSLLCLGLYLGQNTQAQNRNLSPPRITALPGSTVGSKNPVTILCQGPADAEEYVISKVGSPEPSDREKQLLSKTINSFSITEMTPDRTGLYHCSYQSGGSWSQFSEPLQLVMTGAYDKPLLSSMTGTVVASGENAKLQCFSTLKFEAFILRKEDGDRIIQNQLTSHQGGNHEAVFLLNQVSSTQTGTYRCYGLFEHYPYVWSRPSDPLHLQVREAPDYPDPINPQHSTEAPDYPDPMNPQHSTEALGLRGPMNPRHSKESPDRGDPMNTRNSTESPDHGDPTNPQNSTASPDNQNSWEKYQNILIGVPVAITLLLLLLLLLFIFHRCKAKNNAARKERQLKDGPTDGQASEAVDPQEVTYSQVTCSVPTQGTAATPSLPRQTQTSEYAILALK, from the exons ATGTCCGTGGTGCTTCCCTCCCTGCTCTGTCTTG GGTTGTATCTAGGCCAGAACACTCAGGCACAGAACA GAAATCTCTCCCCACCTCGCATCACAGCTCTGCCTGGATCCACGGTTGGATCTAAGAATCCTGTGACCATCCTGTGCCAAGGGCCTGCAGACGCTGAAGAATATGTGATATCTAAAGTGGGAAGCCCTGAGCCCTCGGACAGAGAGAAACAACTGCTGTCTAAGACGATCAACAGCTTCAGTATCACAGAGATGACACCAGACAGGACAGGGCTGTACCACTGTTCCTATCAGAGTGGAGGCAGCTGGTCCCAGTTCAGTGAGCCCCTGCAGCTGGTGATGACCG gTGCTTATGACAAACCATTGCTCTCAAGCATGACTGGAACTGTAGTGGCTTCCGGGGAGAATGCGAAGTTACAATGTTTCTCCACACTCAAGTTTGAAGCATTTATTCTTCGCAAAGAAGATGGAGATCGCATCATCCAGAACCAACTCACCAGCCACCAGGGTGGTAATCACGAGGCTGTCTTCCTTTTGAATCAAGTCTCCTCCACACAAACTGGGACCTACAGATGCTACGGACTCTTTGAACATTACCCCTATGTGTGGTCTCGCCCCAGTGACCCATTGCATCTTCAGGTCAGAG AAGCTCCTGACTATCCAGACCCCATCAATCCCCAACATTCAACTG AAGCTCCTGACTATCCAGACCCCATGAATCCCCAACATTCAACTG AAGCTCTTGGCCTTCGAGGCCCCATGAATCCCCGACATTCAAAAG AATCTCCTGACCGTGGAGACCCCATGAACACCCGAAATTCAACTG AATCTCCTGACCATGGAGACCCCACAAACCCCCAAAATTCAACTG CCTCACCTGACAACCAAAACTCCTGGGAGAAATACCAGAACATTCTGATTGGAGTCCCAGTGGCCATTACTCTcttgctccttctcctcctcctcctattcATCTTCCACCGTTGCAAGGCCAAAAACA ATGCTGCTAGGAAAGAGAGACAGCTCAAGGATGGACCAACGGATGGACAA gCCTCTGAAGCTGTAGACCCTCAGGAGGTCACCTATTCCCAGGTGACCTGCAGTGTCCCCACACAGGGGACAGCTGCCACACCCTCGTTGCCCAGACAGACCCAGACTAGCGAGTATGCAATACTTGCCCTAAAATAA
- the LOC100055141 gene encoding leukocyte immunoglobulin-like receptor subfamily A member 5 isoform X26, producing MSVVLPSLLCLGLYLGQNTQAQNRNLSPPRITALPGSTVGSKNPVTILCQGPADAEEYVISKVGSPEPSDREKQLLSKTINSFSITEMTPDRTGLYHCSYQSGGSWSQFSEPLQLVMTGAYDKPLLSSMTGTVVASGENAKLQCFSTLKFEAFILRKEDGDRIIQNQLTSHQGGNHEAVFLLNQVSSTQTGTYRCYGLFEHYPYVWSRPSDPLHLQVREAPDHPDPINPQHSTEAPDYPDPINPQHSTEAPDYPDPMNLQHSAEAPDYPDPMNPQHSTEALGLRGPMNPRHSKESPDRGDPMNTRNSTDAARKERQLKDGPTDGQASEAVDPQEVTYSQVTCSVPTQGTAATPSLPRQTQTSEYAILALK from the exons ATGTCCGTGGTGCTTCCCTCCCTGCTCTGTCTTG GGTTGTATCTAGGCCAGAACACTCAGGCACAGAACA GAAATCTCTCCCCACCTCGCATCACAGCTCTGCCTGGATCCACGGTTGGATCTAAGAATCCTGTGACCATCCTGTGCCAAGGGCCTGCAGACGCTGAAGAATATGTGATATCTAAAGTGGGAAGCCCTGAGCCCTCGGACAGAGAGAAACAACTGCTGTCTAAGACGATCAACAGCTTCAGTATCACAGAGATGACACCAGACAGGACAGGGCTGTACCACTGTTCCTATCAGAGTGGAGGCAGCTGGTCCCAGTTCAGTGAGCCCCTGCAGCTGGTGATGACCG gTGCTTATGACAAACCATTGCTCTCAAGCATGACTGGAACTGTAGTGGCTTCCGGGGAGAATGCGAAGTTACAATGTTTCTCCACACTCAAGTTTGAAGCATTTATTCTTCGCAAAGAAGATGGAGATCGCATCATCCAGAACCAACTCACCAGCCACCAGGGTGGTAATCACGAGGCTGTCTTCCTTTTGAATCAAGTCTCCTCCACACAAACTGGGACCTACAGATGCTACGGACTCTTTGAACATTACCCCTATGTGTGGTCTCGCCCCAGTGACCCATTGCATCTTCAGGTCAGAG AAGCTCCTGACCATCCAGACCCCATCAATCCCCAACATTCAACTG AAGCTCCTGACTATCCAGACCCCATCAATCCCCAACATTCAACTG AAGCTCCTGACTATCCAGACCCCATGAATCTCCAACATTCAGCTG AAGCTCCTGACTATCCAGACCCCATGAATCCCCAACATTCAACTG AAGCTCTTGGCCTTCGAGGCCCCATGAATCCCCGACATTCAAAAG AATCTCCTGACCGTGGAGACCCCATGAACACCCGAAATTCAACTG ATGCTGCTAGGAAAGAGAGACAGCTCAAGGATGGACCAACGGATGGACAA gCCTCTGAAGCTGTAGACCCTCAGGAGGTCACCTATTCCCAGGTGACCTGCAGTGTCCCCACACAGGGGACAGCTGCCACACCCTCGTTGCCCAGACAGACCCAGACTAGCGAGTATGCAATACTTGCCCTAAAATAA
- the LOC100055141 gene encoding leukocyte immunoglobulin-like receptor subfamily A member 5 isoform X13: MSVVLPSLLCLGLYLGQNTQAQNRNLSPPRITALPGSTVGSKNPVTILCQGPADAEEYVISKVGSPEPSDREKQLLSKTINSFSITEMTPDRTGLYHCSYQSGGSWSQFSEPLQLVMTGAYDKPLLSSMTGTVVASGENAKLQCFSTLKFEAFILRKEDGDRIIQNQLTSHQGGNHEAVFLLNQVSSTQTGTYRCYGLFEHYPYVWSRPSDPLHLQVREAPDHPDPINPQHSTEAPDYPDPINPQHSTEAPDYPDPMNLQHSAEAPDYPDPMNPQHSTEALGLRGPMNPRHSKESPDRGDPMNTRNSTASPDNQNSWEKYQNILIGVPVAITLLLLLLLLLFIFHRCKAKNNAARKERQLKDGPTDGQASEAVDPQEVTYSQVTCSVPTQGTAATPSLPRQTQTSEYAILALK; encoded by the exons ATGTCCGTGGTGCTTCCCTCCCTGCTCTGTCTTG GGTTGTATCTAGGCCAGAACACTCAGGCACAGAACA GAAATCTCTCCCCACCTCGCATCACAGCTCTGCCTGGATCCACGGTTGGATCTAAGAATCCTGTGACCATCCTGTGCCAAGGGCCTGCAGACGCTGAAGAATATGTGATATCTAAAGTGGGAAGCCCTGAGCCCTCGGACAGAGAGAAACAACTGCTGTCTAAGACGATCAACAGCTTCAGTATCACAGAGATGACACCAGACAGGACAGGGCTGTACCACTGTTCCTATCAGAGTGGAGGCAGCTGGTCCCAGTTCAGTGAGCCCCTGCAGCTGGTGATGACCG gTGCTTATGACAAACCATTGCTCTCAAGCATGACTGGAACTGTAGTGGCTTCCGGGGAGAATGCGAAGTTACAATGTTTCTCCACACTCAAGTTTGAAGCATTTATTCTTCGCAAAGAAGATGGAGATCGCATCATCCAGAACCAACTCACCAGCCACCAGGGTGGTAATCACGAGGCTGTCTTCCTTTTGAATCAAGTCTCCTCCACACAAACTGGGACCTACAGATGCTACGGACTCTTTGAACATTACCCCTATGTGTGGTCTCGCCCCAGTGACCCATTGCATCTTCAGGTCAGAG AAGCTCCTGACCATCCAGACCCCATCAATCCCCAACATTCAACTG AAGCTCCTGACTATCCAGACCCCATCAATCCCCAACATTCAACTG AAGCTCCTGACTATCCAGACCCCATGAATCTCCAACATTCAGCTG AAGCTCCTGACTATCCAGACCCCATGAATCCCCAACATTCAACTG AAGCTCTTGGCCTTCGAGGCCCCATGAATCCCCGACATTCAAAAG AATCTCCTGACCGTGGAGACCCCATGAACACCCGAAATTCAACTG CCTCACCTGACAACCAAAACTCCTGGGAGAAATACCAGAACATTCTGATTGGAGTCCCAGTGGCCATTACTCTcttgctccttctcctcctcctcctattcATCTTCCACCGTTGCAAGGCCAAAAACA ATGCTGCTAGGAAAGAGAGACAGCTCAAGGATGGACCAACGGATGGACAA gCCTCTGAAGCTGTAGACCCTCAGGAGGTCACCTATTCCCAGGTGACCTGCAGTGTCCCCACACAGGGGACAGCTGCCACACCCTCGTTGCCCAGACAGACCCAGACTAGCGAGTATGCAATACTTGCCCTAAAATAA
- the LOC100055141 gene encoding leukocyte immunoglobulin-like receptor subfamily A member 5 isoform X21 encodes MSVVLPSLLCLGLYLGQNTQAQNRNLSPPRITALPGSTVGSKNPVTILCQGPADAEEYVISKVGSPEPSDREKQLLSKTINSFSITEMTPDRTGLYHCSYQSGGSWSQFSEPLQLVMTGAYDKPLLSSMTGTVVASGENAKLQCFSTLKFEAFILRKEDGDRIIQNQLTSHQGGNHEAVFLLNQVSSTQTGTYRCYGLFEHYPYVWSRPSDPLHLQVREAPDHPDPINPQHSTEAPDYPDPMNPQHSTEALGLRGPMNPRHSKESPDRGDPMNTRNSTESPDHGDPTNPQNSTASPDNQNSWEKYQNILIGVPVAITLLLLLLLLLFIFHRCKAKNNAARKERQLKDGPTDGQASEAVDPQEVTYSQVTCSVPTQGTAATPSLPRQTQTSEYAILALK; translated from the exons ATGTCCGTGGTGCTTCCCTCCCTGCTCTGTCTTG GGTTGTATCTAGGCCAGAACACTCAGGCACAGAACA GAAATCTCTCCCCACCTCGCATCACAGCTCTGCCTGGATCCACGGTTGGATCTAAGAATCCTGTGACCATCCTGTGCCAAGGGCCTGCAGACGCTGAAGAATATGTGATATCTAAAGTGGGAAGCCCTGAGCCCTCGGACAGAGAGAAACAACTGCTGTCTAAGACGATCAACAGCTTCAGTATCACAGAGATGACACCAGACAGGACAGGGCTGTACCACTGTTCCTATCAGAGTGGAGGCAGCTGGTCCCAGTTCAGTGAGCCCCTGCAGCTGGTGATGACCG gTGCTTATGACAAACCATTGCTCTCAAGCATGACTGGAACTGTAGTGGCTTCCGGGGAGAATGCGAAGTTACAATGTTTCTCCACACTCAAGTTTGAAGCATTTATTCTTCGCAAAGAAGATGGAGATCGCATCATCCAGAACCAACTCACCAGCCACCAGGGTGGTAATCACGAGGCTGTCTTCCTTTTGAATCAAGTCTCCTCCACACAAACTGGGACCTACAGATGCTACGGACTCTTTGAACATTACCCCTATGTGTGGTCTCGCCCCAGTGACCCATTGCATCTTCAGGTCAGAG AAGCTCCTGACCATCCAGACCCCATCAATCCCCAACATTCAACTG AAGCTCCTGACTATCCAGACCCCATGAATCCCCAACATTCAACTG AAGCTCTTGGCCTTCGAGGCCCCATGAATCCCCGACATTCAAAAG AATCTCCTGACCGTGGAGACCCCATGAACACCCGAAATTCAACTG AATCTCCTGACCATGGAGACCCCACAAACCCCCAAAATTCAACTG CCTCACCTGACAACCAAAACTCCTGGGAGAAATACCAGAACATTCTGATTGGAGTCCCAGTGGCCATTACTCTcttgctccttctcctcctcctcctattcATCTTCCACCGTTGCAAGGCCAAAAACA ATGCTGCTAGGAAAGAGAGACAGCTCAAGGATGGACCAACGGATGGACAA gCCTCTGAAGCTGTAGACCCTCAGGAGGTCACCTATTCCCAGGTGACCTGCAGTGTCCCCACACAGGGGACAGCTGCCACACCCTCGTTGCCCAGACAGACCCAGACTAGCGAGTATGCAATACTTGCCCTAAAATAA
- the LOC100055141 gene encoding leukocyte immunoglobulin-like receptor subfamily A member 5 isoform X15: MSVVLPSLLCLGLYLGQNTQAQNRNLSPPRITALPGSTVGSKNPVTILCQGPADAEEYVISKVGSPEPSDREKQLLSKTINSFSITEMTPDRTGLYHCSYQSGGSWSQFSEPLQLVMTGAYDKPLLSSMTGTVVASGENAKLQCFSTLKFEAFILRKEDGDRIIQNQLTSHQGGNHEAVFLLNQVSSTQTGTYRCYGLFEHYPYVWSRPSDPLHLQVREAPDYPDPINPQHSTEAPDYPDPMNLQHSAEAPDYPDPMNPQHSTEALGLRGPMNPRHSKESPDRGDPMNTRNSTESPDHGDPTNPQNSTASPDNQNSWEKYQNILIGVPVAITLLLLLLLLLFIFHRCKAKNNAARKERQLKDGPTDGQASEAVDPQEVTYSQVTCSVPTQGTAATPSLPRQTQTSEYAILALK; the protein is encoded by the exons ATGTCCGTGGTGCTTCCCTCCCTGCTCTGTCTTG GGTTGTATCTAGGCCAGAACACTCAGGCACAGAACA GAAATCTCTCCCCACCTCGCATCACAGCTCTGCCTGGATCCACGGTTGGATCTAAGAATCCTGTGACCATCCTGTGCCAAGGGCCTGCAGACGCTGAAGAATATGTGATATCTAAAGTGGGAAGCCCTGAGCCCTCGGACAGAGAGAAACAACTGCTGTCTAAGACGATCAACAGCTTCAGTATCACAGAGATGACACCAGACAGGACAGGGCTGTACCACTGTTCCTATCAGAGTGGAGGCAGCTGGTCCCAGTTCAGTGAGCCCCTGCAGCTGGTGATGACCG gTGCTTATGACAAACCATTGCTCTCAAGCATGACTGGAACTGTAGTGGCTTCCGGGGAGAATGCGAAGTTACAATGTTTCTCCACACTCAAGTTTGAAGCATTTATTCTTCGCAAAGAAGATGGAGATCGCATCATCCAGAACCAACTCACCAGCCACCAGGGTGGTAATCACGAGGCTGTCTTCCTTTTGAATCAAGTCTCCTCCACACAAACTGGGACCTACAGATGCTACGGACTCTTTGAACATTACCCCTATGTGTGGTCTCGCCCCAGTGACCCATTGCATCTTCAGGTCAGAG AAGCTCCTGACTATCCAGACCCCATCAATCCCCAACATTCAACTG AAGCTCCTGACTATCCAGACCCCATGAATCTCCAACATTCAGCTG AAGCTCCTGACTATCCAGACCCCATGAATCCCCAACATTCAACTG AAGCTCTTGGCCTTCGAGGCCCCATGAATCCCCGACATTCAAAAG AATCTCCTGACCGTGGAGACCCCATGAACACCCGAAATTCAACTG AATCTCCTGACCATGGAGACCCCACAAACCCCCAAAATTCAACTG CCTCACCTGACAACCAAAACTCCTGGGAGAAATACCAGAACATTCTGATTGGAGTCCCAGTGGCCATTACTCTcttgctccttctcctcctcctcctattcATCTTCCACCGTTGCAAGGCCAAAAACA ATGCTGCTAGGAAAGAGAGACAGCTCAAGGATGGACCAACGGATGGACAA gCCTCTGAAGCTGTAGACCCTCAGGAGGTCACCTATTCCCAGGTGACCTGCAGTGTCCCCACACAGGGGACAGCTGCCACACCCTCGTTGCCCAGACAGACCCAGACTAGCGAGTATGCAATACTTGCCCTAAAATAA